The following nucleotide sequence is from Triticum dicoccoides isolate Atlit2015 ecotype Zavitan chromosome 7B, WEW_v2.0, whole genome shotgun sequence.
TACATATGTGCTCGTAATTGTGTTTATGAGGTGTTGGCAATCCCATCCTCCCAGGCTCAAACCTGGGACAACTAACCTCTCTCTAAAATCAAATTGCATGTGTGCCTGCCTGGAGCTTACAAAATGGTTTTCTTAGTAAGTATTGTTAGAAAATAGGGAAAATCTATGTTGAAACCGTGAGAATGCATGTCTTCCCATGCTGCTCCTTTTCCAATGGGTTTTACCTATATATGGAGAGAGCACATGCATGAATGCAGCAATTGTACACATCATACTGACATCATCACATTAATTGCTTTTTTTGAAATGATTTATCTCACAAACAGTTAATCTGATTAGCGATCCGTCTTAACCAGCGGGTTTGCCTCGACGAGGGCTTTGAAACAAGATCGCTTGTTGACATGTTTTGATGATTTTTTCGTCGCCATAAGTCGCCAGATTATTACCATAGTTGCCATCTTAATGGTGAACAGTTGCCATGATGATTGTATATAATTATCAGATAATAGTAGCGTATGCTCAAGAACACTGCAATGTTATGCATAGCTAGGCAGTGTATTCAAGAGCAAGAATTACAAGTGCATGAGTCAGAGCCGAGGTTGAGACTCATAGACTAATCGTTAGTAGTCTAGGCTAATGCTGGACTACTCAACATGGTACTGTAGTACCCAGCTTACAGTACTCAACTACTAATACCTAGTATGTAGTATATACTATATAGTACAGTACGTTATACAATAAAACATGAATGCATGGAAGTGGATGCAGAGCCTGAGGCTGTGCCAATTGTAATAGCTATTCATGAGGAAGTGGATGAAGTACTCAACTGCTCACTTGTCCCTCCCAATTTCCCCTAAAAAACCTTATCCCTCCCAAATTGAGTTGATCGACTCAAACACCCAGACTAGTCTGGACTAGTCGCTCCACCACTcgactcaacaagctagtctacaCGAAGAAGCTAGTCGACAGTCAGACTGAGACTACTAGACTAGTCACACGACTAGTCAAGACTAGTCGTGAGACTCATAATCCATGTTCAAGTGTTAACAATAACTAAGAAGAGACATAAACCAACACAAGTACCACGAAGCAAGTCTTGTAGTGGTGTATATCGACGTCCAGAAATCTGAGAACTAAGTTAATTTAATCTGGCAATGAAGTGGGAAACAACATGGCGTGTACTTGATACTGATCTGGCAAGTATCGACAAAAAAAATGTCGTCGAAACATGCCGACATGGGATCTCGTCTCGAAGATCTCATCACGAGGAAACTAATTGTGAAAGCGGATTGTAGATCGGTTCAAGAGATAAAACTATTTAATAATGCGCAATCAAAAGAATCTTTGCTGATGTCATGCTTACTAGATTGTGATGTGCGCCTTGCTGCGCTATTTTTCTGGCGCGTTGTtgtttttaaattttatttttgtATTATTATGGTTGCTTGGTTCACTTTAAGTGTGTTGGGCCATTTCTGGGATTATTGCCCTTGATTCTGCGATTTGTGCATGGTGCTCGTCCTGAAGGATCTGCGGTTAGTCGGTTTGATATTGAGTTTTGTGACACGTTTAAGCTTGGTTGTCAAGGTTCAGTGGTTGCGAGAGTCGCCGACACGTACATAAAAGTTTCTTGTGGTGGaaccagcccatcagggttcaagtcaGACTTGGCACTGGTGCTCgcattttcctggatttatttcagtttTTCCAGTGATGTTCGTTCAGTGGGGGGAGACGTTCACGTCGACTATGACGCACCTGtgatgacttcgtcaatctcaagatgttgTGCCGGCTCAgtatctcggaggtgctcatagaggtagggtgtgcgtgcgtgcgttcataggggtaAGTGCATGTCCTGTGTATGTGAGCATCTGCaaatgtactgtgttaaaaaagaaGTGGTCAGCTAACAGCCCACACGACCGCCACAAATACATGCAATACAAAAGCAACGCCCCATCCACTTTGCACATGGACCCCACCATGAGGctccagcccggttcaccagaacgCTTCCCTTCAAGCGAGCTTACAGTTTTAGGTGATGCCTTGTTGCATGCATGCAAGAGAGAGATGGGAGGGTGCAGGCGCACGGGTGGGCAAAAATGCAGCGCCGCTCTCTGGTGCAGTCCGAGAAAATATGTTGCTACTAGATGTTTGTGATAGCTGTGATGTCAGCACTGCTAAAACTCACACGTGGATCGTCTATTCAGTCCTTTTCTGCCTTGGTATCTTCTCAAATTTTGTGTTTATCTTGAAAAAGAGGCTGTTGCAAGAATTTAGTGATGTGAGTGGCGGTGACATCGAGCACATTGTCTGATTTCCGAAGGTCAAAGCTTAATGGCCATGGTTCCCTTTTCTTGTTCAAATTGAGTAATTGACAACGGCTTTGACTATATTATAGACATCAGTTGTTTATAGGTTCAACTAATTGCAACAATGAGGATTGTTAGGTCCAACTTCGTTAATTAAGGTTCTAATTTGTATCATTATGTAGTTATTTACTCCCGCATATTGCAAACATGAGCAATTTTTGACATTGCTAATTATACCATATTACAATGCCTCGATGAAACGTGAATTTGTATATTTCTTGATGAGTCTAGTAATACCAATTTCATGTGGCCAGTCTAGATATGTTGTTCTTCACTGATGTTGTCAAATCTAAAATTGCTTGCATCGGCATGATTCTAGGGTGACTTATGTTTGTCATTGTTGGGCCTACATGCTTTTACTACCCATGAAAACAACGGCACATGATGCTTTTGTCTTGGATGCATAATTTTTTATGTTATATTACACTTGAGTTGAAATAATTGTAATGTCTACTTCGTTTGCTGCTTGGATGCAGTGGACAAAGTGGAGACTCTAAAGCGCTACAAATTCAGCTTGGCTTTTGAGAATTCTAATGAGGAAGATTATGTTACAGAAAAGTTTTTTCAGTCACTGATAACAGGTAATACTGTATGCTATAACCACTCACCCAAATCCCAGTGCACTCCTACGACCCACACAATTTGCATCGATTAACTCTCATTGAGCATAGCAGGCTGAGTATATGTAACTAGGTTGTGCCTCATGACTTCAATTGGTTGAGTAATGAATTCTATGAACTGCATGTGCTAGTTTATTCGAAAATATTTTGTTCACATGGAAAAAGTCTACGATCTCACCAATTGAAATGTATTGTAAAAATGCCAAACTAGACATACTGTGAAACAAAAGGAGTTGCATTCTCAAGTGACTAGAAGAATCACCATTTTTCTAATATTCTCCATGTTTACTCATTGACACATTCTTGTTTTGTTGCTATATTCCAGAAGTCGATTTACATTTTAAGTTTATGAAGTTTAACTGTAGATGGAATGGAAGTGATTTTCCAAtattcaatttgcacttcattacaGGGGCCATTCCAGTTGTCGTTGGCGCACCGAATATTCAAGAGTTTTCTCCAGGAGAAGGTGCAATATTACATATTAAGGAGCTTGATGATGTCATTTCAGTTGCTAAGACAATGAAACATATTGCATCAAATCCTGATGCTTTTAATCAATCTTTGAGGTAGATATCCTTCTTTCCCAGTTGACCACATCCCTTAAGTAACATGTGTATCATGCACCAATCATTTTGTTGGAACAGCCTATGTTCTCTAGCTAAATTTGGAACAGCCATGATCCATATTTGCAAGATCAAGTACTTAATTAGCATGAGAGCAATGGAAAATATGGGAGCCTTGTTTTTCTTTTCTTAAGCTATATTCCAGTTTGCTGGGGAGTAGGCTGTGTTGCATTATGAACTTCAGTATGATGATGCTTTTGCCTATTTATTTTTGTTGCATCAGGATCAGGCATCAATCGGCAATCATCATATTTGGTTAATACGTGACTTGTTCAGGAACCAAATTGCTGCATACTTAAATCAAGGAATGAATTTCCCCATCTAGATAGGCTTTAGTGTGGCTCTGGCACTTTGTATTAAAGATAAGGATGCAGTCCTAGACTGAACATGACCAACCACCTAGAGCCTACAAGCTTGAAGCACGCTGCAGTTGCTTGAATTAGGCTTTATATTATAACCAACGGGAACTTCACTCTAACTTACTAATACTTTTGAAATAATCTGTTGCTCTGAATGAAGGTAATACTAGCTTGTTGAGTCGAGTGTACTGCTATCAGTGTCTACTGGGAATAGATGTGATCTCTTTCACGTCCCAGTCTCTCGGATCTCTTTATTTATTTCTACCATGATGTGATCTCTTTCACGTCCTAGTCTCTCGGATCTCTTTATTTATTTCTACCATGATGTGATCTCTTTCACGTCCTAGTCTCTCGGATCTCTTTATTTATTTGTACCATGATGTGTTAGGTTAGATCGAGTATCATCGAGTAAACTTTAGAAGATGCATGAAAAATCATGTTTTTATTGACAATCTTACGTTACAATTTTGTCTGAGATCTTCTAGCAGCCATAGCGTCATCATGTTTCTGTACTCAAATCATACCATTTGTTTTGCATCTGTAGGTGGAAGTATGATGGTCCATCTGATTCTTTCAAGGCACTTATTGACATGGCAGCGGTTCATTCATCCTGTCGCCTTTGCATACATATCGCTACGAAGAttcatgaaaaagaagaaaaaacaccAAAGTTTATGAATCGCTCATGTAGTTGTTCCAGCAAAAGAGGAACAGTATACCACTTATTTGTCAGAGAGAGAGGGCGGTTTAAGACAGAGAGCATTTATCTAAGGTATGGAAATACGGTTGTGCTTACCATGTATTAGTGACTGGTATTTGCGGTTAATATCATTAAGAACCAAGAGAAAAACAGCAACTTATCATCTTGTGTCAGACCCAGAGGAGTCTGAAGAACAACATTCAGAGAAACAGGGGAGAATTCCACTCGAACTAGCACGATTCACAGGCTTAATTCAGAGAGTTTAGTACAATCCAGGAGGAACCTAAAGCCAGCCAGGAACACTGGCggcggaagggggaaaccctaacaaTTTTCATACCCTAGATCGAGCTGGAGCCCTGGCTTTATAGCCTTACAAGTTGGGAAAAAGTAAGAAAGTAAAATGACAGTAGTGGAGCGCTGGAGTCCTTGTCGGAAAGTGAACAGCGACCCGGGCGATGGTGACAGCCGTCCGATGCCGTATGGACGCGATCCGGAGCTTCTCGACCAGCGAAGCGGTATGGGGGAAGATCGAGCGTTGGATAGGCGATGGACGGCCACCGTTGCTTCGCGCCAACGGCTGGGAGTTTAAACTTGACTGAATACGCTGCAGTTCATCAGTTGGGTCCTGACAACTCCCCTCCATCCACTTCAGACCTGTCCTCAGGGCTGAAAAGCTGGAAAAACCTTTTGTATGAATGTTGCGTCCTCCCACGTAGCATCTTTCTCGTCCATGTTACACCATTTGATGAGCCAACGCACCACTGGTATTTGTATGTCACCTTGAGTCCGAGGGACAAGCTTTCTTTCAAGCAGCTTCTCCGGTTCCAGGAGAATAGTACCATCAGCGTTGATGAGTGGTAGGTTGGGGTTAGGGATTGCTTGTGGCCCTAGGTGCTTCTTCAGTTGACTGACGTGGAATGTGGGGTGCAGTTTGCAGTCCTCAGGTAAGAGCAATTTGTAAGCAACAGGACCAACTTTCTCTATTACTCGGAAGGGACTGTAATACTTGGAGTGGAGTTTCAGATATCTATGAACGCTTAAGGTAGTGTGCCTAAAGGGCTGAAGTTTGAGATATACCATATCACCCACCTCCAAGGTTCTTTCAGATCTCTTTTTGTCAGCATAGTGCTTCATTCTTGTTTGAGCTTTCAACAGATTTGCCTTGATCTGTGCTGCTGTTTGTTCAGTAGTGAGGACAGATGAAAAATCTTGAACTTGTTCAGCTGGGTAAAGGGCTGCTTCAGAGATCATGTTGGGGGGTCTGTTATACAGTGCCTGGAAAGGTGTCATTTTCAGAGAGGTGTGGTAGCTGGTGTTGTACCACCATTCCGCTAGGGAGAGCCAGTTCATCCATTTCTTAGGTTGTaagaaaaccatgcatctcaagtaATTTTCCAAGCATTGATTGACCCTTTCTGTTTGGCCATCTGATTGAGGGTGATACGAAGTGCTCATGTGCAGCTTGATGCCCAGTTTCTTGAAGAGTGCCTGCCAGAGATGGCTAGTGAAGATTGTGTCCCTGTCAGTGACAATAACAGAAGGCAATCCGTGTAACTTAAATATATTATCAGTGAAAGCTTGAACCACAGTATGGACAGTGATGGGATGCTGCAGTGGAATAAAATGTCCATATTTTGTGAATCTATCCACAACCACTAAAATCATGTTTTTGCTTTGGGAAGTGGGAAGGCCCTCAACAAAATCCATGCTGATGTGACACCATGCAAAATCTGGAACAGGCAGAGGCTGTAGCAGTCCAGGGTATTTGGAATGTTCAGGTTTGTTGATTTGGCACGTTGGGCATTGTTTGATGTAGTCTACAATGAACTGTTTCATGCCAGGCCAGTGGAAGAGAAGTTTAACTCTCTGGTAAGTGGCTCTGTGGCCAGAGTGGCCTCCCAGCTCAGAGTTGTGCAAGGCAGATACTAACTAATTTCTGAGGTTAGTATTATTGCCAATAACAATTCTGTTTTTGTATCTTAGGATTCCTTGTTGCAAGGCATAGTTAGGAACAGCATTAGCAGCAGTTGCTAATTGAGATATCAAGTCCTTGCATCTTTGGTCTTGGGAATAGCTGGAAATGACCTCAGATATCCAGGCCGGCTT
It contains:
- the LOC119340643 gene encoding glycoprotein 3-alpha-L-fucosyltransferase A-like, which gives rise to CCLDAVDKVETLKRYKFSLAFENSNEEDYVTEKFFQSLITGAIPVVVGAPNIQEFSPGEGAILHIKELDDVISVAKTMKHIASNPDAFNQSLRWKYDGPSDSFKALIDMAAVHSSCRLCIHIATKIHEKEEKTPKFMNRSCSCSSKRGTVYHLFVRERGRFKTESIYLRSDQLTLGALESAVHGKFRSLKHVPVWKDERPSSIRGGDELKVYKIYPIGLTERQALYKFQFNDDAEVARYIKGHPCAKLEVIFV